A window of Formosa sp. Hel1_31_208 contains these coding sequences:
- a CDS encoding DUF6090 family protein, whose product MSENKTGKYFKYAIGEIILVVIGILIALTINNWNEERKEKTIVKNVLKDIRNDLVADTTVFSKQIERFPVFINNAKSILNGNFSDTLSANDLYFKLPYTVFNFKIRNQSYEKILNTSITDFFYFTELFNDINNYYTINSNDFYQLTGWDYEDTLDDGKLWSAMNFEVDIYPDEFYEEKEIAFAQPEDTRKVVFLEQLKTPNMRNSIKNNIYRKMRLNEIFIITKQRAEDIIIKINEQLQE is encoded by the coding sequence ATGAGTGAAAACAAAACTGGAAAGTATTTTAAATACGCCATTGGCGAAATTATTCTTGTTGTTATTGGAATTTTGATTGCATTGACAATAAATAATTGGAACGAAGAAAGAAAAGAGAAAACTATCGTTAAAAATGTATTGAAAGATATACGTAATGATTTGGTGGCAGATACTACAGTTTTTTCAAAACAAATAGAAAGATTTCCAGTATTTATCAATAATGCCAAATCTATATTAAATGGTAATTTTTCTGACACTTTATCTGCAAATGATTTATACTTCAAACTACCTTACACTGTTTTCAATTTTAAAATTAGAAATCAGAGCTATGAAAAGATTCTCAACACAAGCATTACAGATTTCTTTTACTTTACTGAACTTTTCAATGATATTAATAACTATTACACAATAAATTCAAATGATTTCTATCAACTTACTGGTTGGGATTATGAGGATACTCTTGATGACGGAAAGCTCTGGTCAGCTATGAACTTTGAAGTTGATATTTACCCTGATGAGTTTTATGAAGAAAAAGAAATTGCATTTGCACAACCAGAAGACACTAGAAAAGTTGTTTTTTTAGAACAATTAAAAACACCAAATATGCGAAACTCTATTAAGAATAATATATATCGAAAAATGCGATTAAATGAAATATTTATTATTACTAAACA